The sequence below is a genomic window from Vespula pensylvanica isolate Volc-1 chromosome 1, ASM1446617v1, whole genome shotgun sequence.
tatatataaactatctatctgtctttttctttctctttgttcccTTTATATTGCCTCTCGACTGATATAAAAGCATAGCTTCGATCGCGAGAGGAGTCGTAAATGATAGTACCTCGTTTCTCGATAATTCGTTCGGATATCTTTCCGGATTCTGTTCCATGCCAGATTGGATCGGACGTGGGCCACTGTTTCGTTTGGAGAAAGTCTTTCGAATTTTCACTCCTCTTCCGAGCGAAGAATGAAAAACTAGAGAGTAGTCCTCCTCAAATGACGCCCCCGTATGGAATATATCTTGGCCGAGCGTCGTTCTCGTTTGTCCTCGGATAAAATGTGGATCGGGCACAGACAGTcgttattaatgttaattttatcCGTTTATTAAGTATTCAGGTGTTCCGGTAAGGGGTTCTCATTCATTCATGTTTGAGTTCTTGCGGCGTGCCGAGTGCATCGTTTACTTTTCCAGGAAAGTATCAACATTTTTCCTTCcaatttttttagattttttttcaaggagTTCGTGTCGCATTTCGAACAGTATtcatgaagaaaataatggagACAATCGCAATCAGGTTAATTAAGACTACGCTCAGTACGTTTTTCAAGggacatttcttttccttctatcaTATTTAACGAAGGAGATGTTAAGAAAAATACTTAATCTACGTCAGTATACGCTCCTGCTGTGCGACATCAGCATCGTCGTGAGAATCCCTGAGTTGATCGGTATAAACATGGGGAATACAAACGTCGAAACATAATAGACGCTCGTTCGATAGAAATACTAATGAGGCAGAACCGTGCAAGTATAACAGATCGCTAAGAATGTCGTTCGTCGAGAGGAGGATACGATGGAAATTACGACTTGGAAACGTCCTTAAAAATGCTTCAACGTGAGCACGCTTCGAATCGAATCTTTTTCGCCTCATTTTATTACGTGAAACGAGCATGTAAACCGTGTATATTCATAAGTTTCTATGTgcacttacgtatatacaatattatatatcggcTACAAATTTATACGGAATTTTCGAGCATAATGCAAATTCGTAATGGCatctttcaatatataaaagatagaaaagaatgcAAAAAGAATGTGAATTTAATGGAATAATTTGTGAGAGTGCGTTtacataataatgatatataaaaatatttctttaacatatcagattaaaattaaaagctAATTAATATCGTCTCCTGATAATGCACGTGTCGTcgaaaagagacgagaaaatgcatttttgttctttcttttctttttgttgacTTGTACATATCGTCGAGTTCTCTTCGTTAGCGAAATATTACTGAACCAGCATATCGCGATATTCTGGACATCAACGATGTCCTCGTCGATGTGTCGTTTGTGTTAGTGCAATATATTCCGTGACCTgtaaatatagaattttatttttccaacgCATTATCGTTCGGTTATACAATTGTGAGAAGGTTTacgaaaaatgtttatacCGTAATATTCGTGCCGATTGCAGAAGTAATTCATTAGTATTACGCATAGTTCTtgattaaacgataaatatatccaTGGATTAACGCAGCTGGTTAAACTGTTTAAAAGAGCCAGGATGGTGAACGTGGGACctgaaaaaacgagaaaagataaaggattAACCTTCGATAAggtctttaataaatattgataaaatttttaccaTAGAATCGTTTCCTTTGAGATCCCTACTAACAAACTTTTACTTACCATTAACGAAAGATGATTTAGAAGCTTCGGGATCCCAGACTGCCCAGAGTTCGCATCCGATGAACGGAATGCTCGTTATAACATAGAGAGTGATTACAGCTATAGTCTGCCTTATGGTATTGATCATTGCCTTAGAAATGAATGAACTTCGATTACGAGCCAACCCACTGACACTTCTAATGTATGTTCTATCGTCGGCAGCACCGGACATTCTATTACTTTGCCACACACCGACGCAAATTCCAATGTAGGTATATACCAGAACGATGAATGGTAAGAGGAAGACCATTAGACTGTACCTACGTTAAGAATGAACTCACAAAACTTTCCTCTGCGTTTACGTTCTTGTAATAATGAGAAGCAAAGTAAATCTTGATTCGAGGAAATgataatagaaaaggaaggaaggaaggaaggaaggaaggaaggaagaaaggaagcaagaaacgaaggaaggaaggaaggaaggaagcaaagatgaaagagaaagagagacaagagcAAACGGAATATCGCTTACCATGTGACGTACGCTCTTTCGCCAAACTTTATGTCAAAAGTTGCCCAGCAGTCCCAAATTCCTGGCGTTACTTCTCGATACGAAAACACAAATAACtggaatttaataaaatggcGATAGGaacgatattcgataaattctcTATTCTTTCCATATCCGTTAAGGTATAGTAATggtaaaaaatagaaaaatttgtgaGTCGTGATTTTGATACCTGGGGTATGCACAGAATCAATGAGAGAGACCAAGCGCAATAAAccattatttttgattttctagACGTAAATCTGCAATAACTGAGAGGATGACAAATTGCATGATATCTGTCGATCGCCGTTGCCGTCAGAATGTAAGAACTTAGATAAGGGCCGAACGTTTGAAAGAATTTCACTAGCTTACAGAGCACCAACCCTCCCTGGAatctatttcatttaaaatccttctcaattatcatcattattgtcTCAATGACTTAGTACAAAATCGAACGGATTCAAAAATCAAAGATTCTTACCTGTAAGTGATATCCCAAGCGAGTTGCGGTAAGACGTTGAGTAAACCTGTCAATAAATCTGCGATGCTAAGATTCATAACGAAGAAGTACATTCTGCTGAGTTTTTTACGGGCACGATATCTTcttaaatagatagaaaacaaTACCAAACTATTTCCAAAGACAGTGACAAATAATATAGTCGTTAAAAGTGCGATCTCCCATTTAGCGAGATACTCGTCTCTGCCATCTTTCCGACTATCATCTATAAacgacgaattttctttcttattcatcgtttcttcttttagcacaaaaaatacttttgaTCGGCACTCCTTGATGGACCACTGAACTAATCCGAATAAGTTTTCGAAGACGATTGCGCATCTATGCGTATCGTTCGAACGTATGTGCGACTGAAAACTCTGCCAATTGAATATTCATATCGACTTCCGTTCTTGTCGAAATAACCTTCTTATCGGTATAATACCACATATTGaagtttcttcgaaatatatctttcttaaatTGAAGAGGAGTAATCCGTTTTTACGatcaaattcaaaaatattttcacgaacGAATCGCTGTACTTTGATGAAGTCCACTCGTCAAGAAGtctcataaaaaaagataaaaaagcaCAAATCCAAAAACGAGTTTACGTTCTATTCTAAAGCAAGTCCCGAGAACTTTTGATGGAAACACAGCTCGATGCGTTGTCGTATAGATGCCAATTTCTTGAATGCAAAGTCCATcttgttctttattatttttttttttctcttcaacgcGCACCAATGCCTTCGTCGATAAATGAATTATGAtgtcttgttatttttttgagTGACGTATTagtaaatgatttattaattctcaTCGTGTTATGTTTTTCAATGGTAAGATGCCAAGGGTCAATGAGAGAATCGTTGTTGAAGTGATCGGTACTTCTTGATGGACAGTACTTCttgtgaaataaaaagtgCTAGCTATGAATCATATACACGGGTCTATTGTCGTTCACACGTTTGcgaggttttttttttatcagcaTTTAATTTGCTTCTATCTCAATACTCGAATATAGTATACGAATACTCCTTGCGAATGATATTGAACTATTTGGAGATGAttcatacgtagatacatatttacatatatattatattattatatctagttatatatcatatttatatatttatttattatatatattatatgtatttatatatctacataattAGATACTTTtttaactatatatttattctaagaGAAATGTTTTGACATTTGAGTCACAAAAATTCAgtcaataaaaatgtaaattatctGACTattgtacatgtgtatatatattaacttgataaaaaaatattcgaaaaatttttgcaatcaaattattaattatctttcatcTTGATATTTTCAATCCACGAGGTTAGCCAatgtgtctttttttttctttttctcgtcaaCTAGTCGATCGTCTGAACGACCTTGGTCGTTTACTCATTTGCCGACTTGGATTCATTACAGAATTTGTCCGGTTTTGAGAaacacgtttatttttttaacaaagttTTGGAAGGATCACGTAATTAGGGTTGACCTTCTTTTCCCAAAGATCTCTCAAAATACGCACGATCCGTCATTGtaaacttttttatcttcttttacgaGCAATTCTACGaatatttagttttttctttttacgttttataaaaatgggAACAAATCATAGAGATTATCTTTTAAAGACATTATGGACGatcataaaataagaaataatgaagTGCAGATAATAAAATGGAGTTACTCTATAAATGtcaagtaaatattatattcttcatgATACAAGTTTATTCAGTCGAGGAATATAAACTTGCTGATACTCATCGGCTCGCTTAGAATTGCTAAGTAGAAACAATTAAATAGGCGTGTAGTTCTTCGTCGGGTCAAGTAGACATCTAAGCGGAAAAGTTACGAGCTATCTTAATTTACTATATTTCTTACGTTTTTCTGTTATAAACTGCTAATGAAGTATTACGAAATATCTAGGATATGAAATATCAATGTAACAAGTATTCTAAGAttctgaatatttatataagcagaatatatatatatatatatatatatatatatatatatataatatttatataacactCTCATATTAGGAAcagtt
It includes:
- the LOC122631445 gene encoding vasopressin V1a receptor-like, whose protein sequence is MNKKENSSFIDDSRKDGRDEYLAKWEIALLTTILFVTVFGNSLVLFSIYLRRYRARKKLSRMYFFVMNLSIADLLTGLLNVLPQLAWDITYRFQGGLVLCKLVKFFQTFGPYLSSYILTATAIDRYHAICHPLSYCRFTSRKSKIMVYCAWSLSLILCIPQLFVFSYREVTPGIWDCWATFDIKFGERAYVTWYSLMVFLLPFIVLVYTYIGICVGVWQSNRMSGAADDRTYIRSVSGLARNRSSFISKAMINTIRQTIAVITLYVITSIPFIGCELWAVWDPEASKSSFVNGPTFTILALLNSLTSCVNPWIYLSFNQELCVILMNYFCNRHEYYGHGIYCTNTNDTSTRTSLMSRISRYAGSVIFR